CAATTGCCGCAGCGCGGCATTAATTTCAGATAAAGGATCAATGGATTGGTGCTGCCTCCCGGAATTCGACTCATCCTCAGTTTTTGCAAAGATTCTCGATGAAAAAGCCGGAGGGAGCTTCGGCATAAATGCGGCGGCGGACTACTCCATTACCCAACACTACATTAAACAGACAGCAATCCTCGTCACAGCATTCAATAACGGAAAAGATGCTTTTGAGGTCATCGACTTCATGCCGCGGTACCGGAAAGAAAATGGAGACTATCATTCCCCCCCGGAAATCATACGGTACCTGAAGAAAGTATCGGGGAGCCCCAAATTCAGCGTTCAGTATGAGCCAAAGCTCGAATATGCACAGGATGACACCAAACGCTATGTGAAAGAAGATTTCATCATCAGCGTTACCAACACAACAAAGTTTGATTCCTTGTTCCTTTATACCAACCTCAATAAGGAAGCTGTTGTCAACGGTACGGAACTTACCTTAGAGCAGGACAGTTTTTTGCTTTTGGGCTACAATGAGAAAATATTTAACCCTACCCTGGCCAAGATAGTCCTGGAGTTTGAACGCACCAAAACCTATTGGCTTAACTGGAGCGACCGCACAACTTCGTACGCAAAATATAATAAGCAGATATCGCGCAGTGCAATTACCCTGAAACTGCTCAGCTATGAAAAGACAGGGGCGGTTTTAGCGGCCGCGACCACATCACTACCCGAGACCATTGGCGAAGTGCGTAACTGGGATTACCGCTTCTGCTGGATCAGGGATGCCTCGATGGTGGTAAAGGTGGTTCACGAACTGGGGCATCATGAGATGGCACGGGATTACCTCCGATTTATCATTAATCTTATTCCCGACAAAGATGAAAAGCTGCAGATAATGTACGGGATAAATGGTGAAAAGAAACTGACTGAGGAAATACTTGGCCATCTGGACGGATACATGGGGTCTAAACCGGTGCGCATTGGCAACGCTGCCTATACGCAACGCCAGAATGACATCTACGGCATCCTGATGGATGTGATTTACCAGCAGCTTACGAACTTCAGCACTGACATTGAGAATGGCGAAGAATTATGGAATATTACAAAGGGGATCGTATGGGTGGTAGAGCAGCACTGGCAGGAACCTGATAAGGGAATTTGGGAATTCCGTACAGAGGAACGGCATTTTACCTTTTCAAAGATCTTATGCTGGACAGCAATCGACCGTGCTGTTAAAGTGGCCCGGATAATGAAGAAAACTTCTAAAATAGAAAAATGGCAGCCCCTTGCCGATGCAATCAAAGAAGATATACTGAAGCATGCATGGAGCGGCGAAGTACAGGCCTTTACACAATCTTATGGTTTGGACGATTTGGATGCATCTGTGTTATTAATGGAAAATTACGGATTTATTGATGCGATGGACCCGCGCTATGTTTCGACTGTGAAGGCAATACAACGCGAATTATGCAATGATGGGCTGCTTTACAGGTATAAGAACAAAGATGACTTCGGGCTTCCTTCTTCATCATTTACGATCTGCACGTTTTGGTTTATAAACAGCCTTTATAAGATAGGCGAGCGCAAAGAGGCTGTAAAGCTATTTGACAAGCTGCTCTCATACAGCAACCATCTCGGCCTGTTCAGTGAAGATATCGACTTTACGAGCAAGCGCCTTCTTGGTAATTTTCCGCAGGCGTACTCACATCTGGCGCTGATCGAGACAGCCGTCACAATGGCCGGCCTTACCGATGAAGAAGTCATAATGGATGCCTTGCGATAACAAGCTACATAATTAACCGTACACCTCCGAGTTCGGCCACGCGGTAAGAGAATTTATCGCTCGGGGAACCAATAAACATAAAGTTTTTCGGGATATTCCAATCTGTTGAAAGACGATCGATAAGCTCTGGCCCGAACGTGCCTGAAAGCTCTATGAATTCAATATGTATTTCAGGATAGGCCCTGTCGAGCACTTCCAGATCCGTCTTTAAGGCGGCATTGGAGTCACCGTCGTGCGCCACATTGACGATCTTTAATTTCCGGGTTGTTTCATTTTGCTGTACGTATTGCATCACCTTATTTAGTATGGCGACATCATCCCCTTTTGTAAAAAATACAAATTCCTGGGAATGTATCTTATGTTGCAACTTTCTAAGGTAGCGGTTACTTGCCACTGCAAACCGCCTGACGGGGCGATAGAGGTACTCAAGCGCATCAACACTCGTTTGAATGATGAGTGATCGGTTCAGCATAATGGCTATTAAAATAACCGCAGGTATCAGGTACTTTATGAACGTTTTGAATGCGTCTTCATTCAAAATGATGTTACCGGCAAAACCGGTTATAACAAAAGCTATAGCCAATACGACACTAATACCTTTGGCTTTTTCGGGCCGGGGCAGCTTTTTACGTTTAACTTTCAACAGAATATTACCAATCCCGAACATTGCCATCACAGCAAGGAAAGAAAATGTATAGACCCCTGCCAGTGATTCAATTTTACCTTGCGTTGCGAATAGAACAGAGATGCAAAGTATAAAGAAGGTGACGATGATCCGGTAGCTTGAGCCTTTTTTATTTTCATGGAGAAAATAATTGGGAAGCAATCTGTCAAGGGTGATCCGCTTCAACAGCCCGCTTACGCCAACGAAAGAAGTAAGGACTGCACCGCATAGCACAAGGACAGCATCTATAGAAATAAGCCATCCAAGCCACCCCCCGCCTGTAGTAGCGCCTAAATACGCCAGCAGCGATTCCTTATGTTCTCCCAACTGTACCAATGGTATGATTGCAATGATCAGCAGCGCTATGACGGGATTAAAGAAACTAACCACAACCCACATATTCCTAAGAGTCTTCCTGAATACCCCCGGCTTTTGCTCTTCCACAAAGTTCGCAGAACTCTCAAATCCCGAGATGCCCAGCATTGCTGCCGAAAAACCAAGAAACAGCGTAAAAATTATTCCTTTGGGATTTACAGGCAGTTCCCAGTTAAGGGATAAAGTAGCAGTGCCATTGGTTAATAGAAAATATACGGAGGCCACCACCAGCAGCGACAGCGACAGCAGGTGTATCAAAAATATGCATACTGCAACAGCGGCTGACTCTCCTATTCCCTTTATCGCCAGAATTGTAAAAAAAAGCAATACGATAGCAGTCGCAGGAATGACATCAAATCCCTGAAAAAGGTGGTGCAGATAATGCATTGCCTCGCTCGCAGAAATGACTGCTGTTGCCATGTAAGACAGTACGGTAAGTATGGCTGCAAGTGCTGCCACCCTTTTTGATGAGGTATTCAGAAGCACATTGTACGCTCCTCCGTTCAGGGGGAGCGCGCCAACAACCTCGCCGTATATCTTTCTAAAGAGATAGAGTACCAATGCAACAATTAATAATGAAACCCAGGCATACTGCCCCGCATATACTATTGTGAGGGCTGAAACGTAAAGGCAGGAGGAACTGATATCATTGCCGCAAATCGCAGTGGCCTGAAGCTCGTTAAGCTTATGAGGATCTCTTGAACCCATATTTATTTTAGTTTATTATAAAGTTACTACTTGCTTTGCCCCTGGCAGGTATTTCATTCTTAAATTTTTCTTAAAGGAGTATACAGGTGCTATAAAGTACAGTTAAATGATATTTGCAAAGGCAGCATCTGGAACCTTAGTAGTATAGTATATGCAAAATAAGAGCAATAGTCAAGCTGAGAAGGTGTGATAATAAATCGACTTAAAACAGAAAGTTGAATCGCTTTTCACGGTACAATTCCTTTGATATTCCTGCGCAACCTCATGGAAGCGGGTAAGAGAAGCTGCGCATCCTGGGTAATCAACACACCTCTATGTACAACACAGAACGTATTGCAAGCATGGCACTTTAAGAAAGTTTTGCGGTATTTTAAAGTTTCTTTAAGGGTATTGCATAATACTACCCCTAACTTTGTAAAATTGTTCCGGCAAACCCTGGCACCCACCTGGCGCATCGCGCAACTTAGTCTCCTAACTATAACATCTGAGGAATTTACATTCCGGCTACGGCTATATTTCTATTATTGGTGCTTTGCGGTTAGCCGCTATCGTTTAACCTTAAAATAGAACGCAAAAATGAATGACCTTTTTAACGCAACTTTTTTGGGCAACCCCGCAAAGGACTGGTTTATTGTAACAGGAATAATTACAGGGCTGATGATACTGCTGAAGGTTGTTAAACTTCTGGTTATACGGCGCATAAAAAAGTGGGCGTCAGGCACATCAACCTCATGGGATGACTTTATAATCAAAATGATAGAGCGTAATGTGCTTCCTATACTTTATGTAGCGGCCTTCTACTTCCCGCTGATGTCACTCGATTTTTCCGCCAGCGCCGCCAATATCCTTCAGGTCGCTTTTTTGATAGTCCTTACCTTTTTTATACTGCGCACCATCAGCGCCACATTTAAGAAATTTATATTCACCTTCATTAGCCGGGAGGAAGACAGTGAAACTAAGGAAAAGCAGGCCGCAGGCCTCATTGTGGTGGCAAACATCATTATTTGGGTGCTGGGAATTATATTCCTGATAGACAATTTAGGCTACAATGTGACGACCCTCATAGCCGGTTTGGGCGTGGGAGGTATCGCAATTGCACTTGCGGCGCAGGCTGTTTTGGGGGATCTCTTCAGCTACTTTGTCATCTTTTTTGACCGACCCTTTGAAATAGGAGATTTTGTAACCCTGGATTCCGAAGCCGGCGTGATTGAATATATAGGCATTAAGACTACGCGCATACGTACCCTTAGTGGCGAACAGCTCATTTGTTCTAATACAGACCTGACTAATTCCCGGTTGCACAATTACAAACGGATGGAAAAAAGGCGTGTTGTATTTAAGCTGGGGGTAACTTACCAAACGCCGCAGGAGCAATTACGATTAATTCCAGAAATCGTAAAAAGTATTATCGAAGCTACACCTGAGGTCCAGCTCGACCGTGGGCATTTTTCAGCTTTTAATGATTCCAGTCTGGATTTTGAATTTGTGTATTATGTCCTAAGTCCCGATTATACTATTTATATGGACCGACAGCAAAAGATTTATCTTGATATTGTCGCCAAATTTGAGGCAGAACATATTGATTTTGCATATCCTACACGCACTTTATTTATAGCGCAATAGGCACCCTACCCGATTTATCTTTTAAGCATTTTAGCGCAGGCAGCATTGGTAAATGGTATATACAGAATGCGATCCCGTGTACTTAAATATTAACATTTGTTCATAGAGATAATAAGCATTGCCGTACAAAACTACATTTATTACATCGTTTTAAATAATTGTCACCAACTACGCCTTTCAACAGTCGTTAAACTTCACTCAAAGTGACTAAAATCACTAAATTAAGGAAGGGTTTGTTTATCGAAAATGCGTTATCTTTGAACATAATCGCTCGGCAGGGAGCTTTTATCAGCCAGCGATTAACTCATTCCTGCTAAAATATTTTTTATTACCTAATGGAAATAGAACAAATATATCTGCTCAGGAGTGTTATCGACAATGCGCCTTATCCTATGGGAGTATATGTTGGAGATGACTTTACTATTGAGCTTGCAAACAAGTCGATGATAGCTACTTACGGAAAGGGTAATGATGTTATTGGAAAATCATACCGTAAGTTACTGCCTGAACTAAATGACCAGCAAATTTTTGATCAGATTGAACGAGTACGCAGTACAGGTATACCCTTTCACGCAAAAGATCAACGGGTTGATCTGGTCATAGATGGAGTGAGAAAGGTCCATTACTTCAATTACAGCTTTACTCCGATTTATACTCCTGAAGGGGCAATTTACGGGGTCATGAATACAGGTATGGATGTAACGGACCTGAATAATGCGCGGCAAAAAGTAATTGAAGGCGAAGATAAATTAAAGATGGCAATTGATAATGCTAATCTGGGTACTTACGAAATCAACTTCTCTGATAATTTTATACGCACATCAGGAAAGTTTAATGAAATTTGGAAGGTGTCGCCGCCAATTACAAATGACCACCTAATCTCAAAAATACATCCGGATGACCTAATTGTACGCCAAAAGGCTTTGGAGGCAGGAGAAATAGTTGGAAAAATGGATTATGAAGTCCGTATTATACATGATGATGGCTCAATTCGCTGGCTGCGGATTAATGCAATTTACCTGACGGATGATTATGATAATCGCGTTGGCTTATATGGCACTGTGCAGGATATTACAGAGGAAAGGGATTTTAGCAGGCAGCTGTTGCAACAGGTAAAAGAAAGGACAGAAGACTTACATCGTTCTAATGATAATCTCAGGCAGTTTGCACACGTTATCAGCCATGACATGAAAGAGCCATTGCGTAAAATTGAGTTTTTCAACAGCAGGATGCGCGATGAAGTTTTAAGCGGGTCAACAGAGGGTTTGAGATACAGTGAGAAAATCGCTAAATCAGCTACCAGAATGAACATGCTTATTGACGGGGTGCTTACTTATTCAAAGCATAACAAGGCCTTTTATAAAATCGAAACTGTTGATCTTAATGATGTGCTTAACAGTGTTACTTCAGATTTAGAGCTCACGATACTTGAAAAAAATGCGAATATAACTTCTGATGAGCTGCCTGCTGTACAAGGAGCGCTTATCTTATTAAATCAGCTTTTTTATAACCTTATTGCAAACAGCCTTAAGTTCAGCAGGCCCGGAATACCTCCTGATATTTGTATTACCCATAAATTTCAGTACCTGGAAGACGAAAATAAAGTGGTTTTATCATTTCGGGATAATGGGGTTGGTTTTGACCAGAAGCATGCTGCAAGAATCTTTGAACCCTTTACCCGCCTTCATTCACAAGACGAATATGATGGGACAGGGCTTGGCTTATCTCTTTGCCAGAAAATAGCAACCCGGCATCATGGTAATATAAGAGCGCATGGTATCCCTGGCGAAGGCAGCCTGATTGAGGTTTCGCTCCCCCTGAACCAATCTGTGATTGAGGTATAAATTGCCGGCAGTTCCGAAGCAGATTTTTACTCCTGGCTATTGCTATTAGCAGTGCTTTTTAATCTGTATTACCGTGTTGAGTATGTAAAAATCAATAAATTTCTTTCACCTCCTGTTATAATACTTCATACGGCAAAGTATTTTGTTATCGATTACAATATACTCCTAAAAAACAGTGAATTTACAGGTAAAACAAGTAAAATATTAACCTTTGTTTAGTAATATATATATTACAAAAAATATGTTAATATTGCCTAAAATTGACTAATTTTATGCGTATATTAAATAATCGCTACACGCCAGTCAATTAGAAATGTCATTTATAGCAATTATAGAAGATGAACCCCTCATCGCCAGGGATATACAGGATATTCTGGAAAAGGAAGGCCACGAATGTATGGCCGGCTTTAGCAATTATGAATCTGCCGTTGCGGCGATTGAAATGTATCCGTTCAACCTCATACTTGTAGACATCATGCTCCAGGGCAGGGACGACGGCATCCGCATTGGGGAATACCTGCATGAAAAAAAAGCAATCCCTTTTATTTTTATAACATCATTGCATGACAAGGAAACCCTGTTCCGCCTGTCAAAAATCTATGTCTTCGGCTACATAGTTAAACCCTTTAAGCCTGCAGATATAATAATCAATGTTGAACTTGTACTTCACCGATACAGGCATGTAAATAATGCGGCCACTACCCCTGCACCTGAAATTGCCGATGATGTGCCTTACCAGATACGAAAGGCAATTAACTACATACACGACAACATTTTCGAAAAAATATACCTGGACGACCTTGCCGCGCAAACACGGTGGAAAAAAAACCACTTTATCAGTATGTTTACGAAGACATTAAACATAACGCCGCACCAGTATATCCTCCAATGCAAAATCCGGAAAGCTATGGCGATGCTGAGCGCTGATGATGGTATTGCGGCTGCCGCAGTTGCCTTCGACCTCGGCTTCAAGAGCTATAGCTCTTTCAGCAAACTGTTTAAAAAAGTAGCCGGTTTAACCATAGAAGACTACAGAAAAAAGGAAATGCTGCGCAGGCACCTGCAATAGCGCTAATCAAACCCTATATCCATTGACTGCA
Above is a genomic segment from Flavobacterium album containing:
- a CDS encoding mechanosensitive ion channel family protein gives rise to the protein MNDLFNATFLGNPAKDWFIVTGIITGLMILLKVVKLLVIRRIKKWASGTSTSWDDFIIKMIERNVLPILYVAAFYFPLMSLDFSASAANILQVAFLIVLTFFILRTISATFKKFIFTFISREEDSETKEKQAAGLIVVANIIIWVLGIIFLIDNLGYNVTTLIAGLGVGGIAIALAAQAVLGDLFSYFVIFFDRPFEIGDFVTLDSEAGVIEYIGIKTTRIRTLSGEQLICSNTDLTNSRLHNYKRMEKRRVVFKLGVTYQTPQEQLRLIPEIVKSIIEATPEVQLDRGHFSAFNDSSLDFEFVYYVLSPDYTIYMDRQQKIYLDIVAKFEAEHIDFAYPTRTLFIAQ
- a CDS encoding sensor histidine kinase, giving the protein MEIEQIYLLRSVIDNAPYPMGVYVGDDFTIELANKSMIATYGKGNDVIGKSYRKLLPELNDQQIFDQIERVRSTGIPFHAKDQRVDLVIDGVRKVHYFNYSFTPIYTPEGAIYGVMNTGMDVTDLNNARQKVIEGEDKLKMAIDNANLGTYEINFSDNFIRTSGKFNEIWKVSPPITNDHLISKIHPDDLIVRQKALEAGEIVGKMDYEVRIIHDDGSIRWLRINAIYLTDDYDNRVGLYGTVQDITEERDFSRQLLQQVKERTEDLHRSNDNLRQFAHVISHDMKEPLRKIEFFNSRMRDEVLSGSTEGLRYSEKIAKSATRMNMLIDGVLTYSKHNKAFYKIETVDLNDVLNSVTSDLELTILEKNANITSDELPAVQGALILLNQLFYNLIANSLKFSRPGIPPDICITHKFQYLEDENKVVLSFRDNGVGFDQKHAARIFEPFTRLHSQDEYDGTGLGLSLCQKIATRHHGNIRAHGIPGEGSLIEVSLPLNQSVIEV
- a CDS encoding APC family permease, which gives rise to MGSRDPHKLNELQATAICGNDISSSCLYVSALTIVYAGQYAWVSLLIVALVLYLFRKIYGEVVGALPLNGGAYNVLLNTSSKRVAALAAILTVLSYMATAVISASEAMHYLHHLFQGFDVIPATAIVLLFFTILAIKGIGESAAVAVCIFLIHLLSLSLLVVASVYFLLTNGTATLSLNWELPVNPKGIIFTLFLGFSAAMLGISGFESSANFVEEQKPGVFRKTLRNMWVVVSFFNPVIALLIIAIIPLVQLGEHKESLLAYLGATTGGGWLGWLISIDAVLVLCGAVLTSFVGVSGLLKRITLDRLLPNYFLHENKKGSSYRIIVTFFILCISVLFATQGKIESLAGVYTFSFLAVMAMFGIGNILLKVKRKKLPRPEKAKGISVVLAIAFVITGFAGNIILNEDAFKTFIKYLIPAVILIAIMLNRSLIIQTSVDALEYLYRPVRRFAVASNRYLRKLQHKIHSQEFVFFTKGDDVAILNKVMQYVQQNETTRKLKIVNVAHDGDSNAALKTDLEVLDRAYPEIHIEFIELSGTFGPELIDRLSTDWNIPKNFMFIGSPSDKFSYRVAELGGVRLIM
- a CDS encoding response regulator transcription factor, producing MSFIAIIEDEPLIARDIQDILEKEGHECMAGFSNYESAVAAIEMYPFNLILVDIMLQGRDDGIRIGEYLHEKKAIPFIFITSLHDKETLFRLSKIYVFGYIVKPFKPADIIINVELVLHRYRHVNNAATTPAPEIADDVPYQIRKAINYIHDNIFEKIYLDDLAAQTRWKKNHFISMFTKTLNITPHQYILQCKIRKAMAMLSADDGIAAAAVAFDLGFKSYSSFSKLFKKVAGLTIEDYRKKEMLRRHLQ
- a CDS encoding glycoside hydrolase family 15 protein, which translates into the protein MTNLNYGIIGNCRSAALISDKGSMDWCCLPEFDSSSVFAKILDEKAGGSFGINAAADYSITQHYIKQTAILVTAFNNGKDAFEVIDFMPRYRKENGDYHSPPEIIRYLKKVSGSPKFSVQYEPKLEYAQDDTKRYVKEDFIISVTNTTKFDSLFLYTNLNKEAVVNGTELTLEQDSFLLLGYNEKIFNPTLAKIVLEFERTKTYWLNWSDRTTSYAKYNKQISRSAITLKLLSYEKTGAVLAAATTSLPETIGEVRNWDYRFCWIRDASMVVKVVHELGHHEMARDYLRFIINLIPDKDEKLQIMYGINGEKKLTEEILGHLDGYMGSKPVRIGNAAYTQRQNDIYGILMDVIYQQLTNFSTDIENGEELWNITKGIVWVVEQHWQEPDKGIWEFRTEERHFTFSKILCWTAIDRAVKVARIMKKTSKIEKWQPLADAIKEDILKHAWSGEVQAFTQSYGLDDLDASVLLMENYGFIDAMDPRYVSTVKAIQRELCNDGLLYRYKNKDDFGLPSSSFTICTFWFINSLYKIGERKEAVKLFDKLLSYSNHLGLFSEDIDFTSKRLLGNFPQAYSHLALIETAVTMAGLTDEEVIMDALR